The stretch of DNA tttGCTAATTGTATTTACCGGTGGACACCAACCGAGGACAAAGAGGAAGGAAAGTGAGTAAAAAGGAGACGTGATTTGGCAGGTTGGAGCATACAAAATTCACCAATGTGATGTGAGGtggggaacccagtattatgtgaatcaccTGTAAGAGTGCAGATGTTGACATCCAATTCTATCCTACcttatcgctaatcctggcgttGACAATTTCCCTACCTAAAAAGCTTTCAAAGTTTTGCTTGCTTTTGGTCACTTCGTCCTTCATCTTGTTTGTTGCTTATCACGTGAACAAGCATGAGCAAGCGTCCACTGTCTGAATTCAAGTGCAAAAGTACACGGCCGGCAGCGTAGCACATGAGTAAACTAGAAAGCGTACGGAAAAGCACCAGAGGGACAGAGTGTCAATCTCTCAACGACGCGTCACTTTTTATTGGATAGAACAAGGAGGTCAGcggtagaaaaaaaaagggaaaaagggaAGGGTCACTTGGTGGGAGAGATCTTCTCCAGGTCATGGATGCCCTCTTTGTCAATCAGGCGGACGGTGAAGGAGGGGAGGTTGAGGATGAAGCGCTTGTTGAGCTAAGGAGGAATAATTCAAAGTCAAATTGAGGggaaatttaacaaaaaaattgttaaaaaaacaaacctctTCAATGCACTTCTTCAAAATGTCGACAGCTTCTTCCCGGGTTAAATCTGGAGGGAAGGATGAGTCAAAGGTCAAAACCAAAGCAAGGTAGAGGAAAATTAGAAACGTACCCGGTCTGTAGTAGCGGTCAAGAATGGACAGCGTGAGGAGGGCGCCATAGCCGTGGGCGGCAAAGGGGGCTTTGGCTAGCGACGACAGGTAGTCCATGTAGTAGAGGCCGGGCCCGTCGGCGTCGTCGTAGCCTGCCAGCAGCAGGTTGACGTGATACGGCGTCTGCATAAtgatgtgaaaaaaatgcatgaaaaaaaaataaaatgaacaaaaaaaaaaaaaaacttcagaggaaagtttaccgtattggcccgaatataagacgaccctgattataagacgacccactctttttcaagagtcaagtttgaaaaaagactttttgaacaccaaattaatttttatacagaaaataattacagtacatccgaaacaaatgattataacaatatatttgagagaaaaagcatgttattttgcctcattcaaatcttaatatctgaacatttaaatacgtaaactaaagggcaatcacattcgtaaatgaatggcttctggttttcgaaatgtaaata from Corythoichthys intestinalis isolate RoL2023-P3 chromosome 22, ASM3026506v1, whole genome shotgun sequence encodes:
- the psmb2 gene encoding proteasome subunit beta type-2; its protein translation is MEYLIGIQGPDFVLVAADNVSASSVIKMKQDDDKMFKLSEKILLLCVGEPGDTVQFAEYIQKNVQLYKMRNGYELSPAAAANFTRKNLAEYLRSRTPYHVNLLLAGYDDADGPGLYYMDYLSSLAKAPFAAHGYGALLTLSILDRYYRPDLTREEAVDILKKCIEELNKRFILNLPSFTVRLIDKEGIHDLEKISPTK